From one Synechocystis sp. PCC 6803 substr. PCC-P genomic stretch:
- a CDS encoding ferredoxin:thioredoxin reductase — protein sequence MTSSDTQNNKTLAAMKNFAEQYAKRTDTYFCSDLSVTAVVIEGLARHKEELGSPLCPCRHYEDKEAEVKNTFWNCPCVPMRERKECHCMLFLTPDNDFAGDAQDIPMETLEEVKASMA from the coding sequence ATGACCAGCAGTGACACCCAGAACAACAAAACACTGGCCGCAATGAAAAATTTTGCGGAGCAGTATGCTAAACGTACGGATACCTATTTTTGTAGTGATCTTTCCGTCACCGCCGTTGTTATCGAGGGTTTAGCTCGCCATAAAGAGGAATTGGGTTCTCCCCTGTGCCCCTGTCGCCACTACGAAGACAAGGAAGCGGAAGTAAAAAATACCTTTTGGAATTGCCCCTGTGTGCCTATGCGGGAGCGCAAGGAATGTCACTGTATGTTGTTTTTAACCCCAGATAACGATTTTGCTGGGGATGCCCAGGATATTCCCATGGAAACTTTGGAGGAAGTCAAGGCCAGCATGGCCTAG
- the map gene encoding type I methionyl aminopeptidase, with protein MNLLSQLFAPPSPVPSPTPKAKKRSRRGVQIKTPAEIAIMRQAGAIAAQVLKEIAATVQPGMTTGDLDQLAEERIRSLGATPSFKGYHGFPASICACVNNEVVHGIPRRRKKIRSGDLLKVDTGAYFQGYHGDSCITIAVGKVSPQAQRLMEVAEGALYAGIEQVKPGNYLMDIAGAIEDYVKPTGYTIVEEFTGHGVGQALHEDPHVFNVRCRDLPNVKLKPGMTLAIEPIVNAGSRFTRTLGDRWTVVTVDNALSAQFEHTVLVTATGYELLTDRRLV; from the coding sequence ATGAATTTACTCAGCCAGTTATTTGCGCCCCCTTCCCCCGTACCCTCCCCGACACCAAAGGCAAAAAAACGTTCCCGCCGGGGAGTACAGATTAAAACCCCCGCCGAAATTGCCATTATGCGCCAAGCCGGGGCGATCGCCGCCCAGGTATTGAAGGAGATTGCCGCCACGGTGCAACCGGGCATGACCACCGGGGATTTAGACCAGTTAGCAGAGGAACGAATTCGCTCCCTGGGGGCCACTCCCAGTTTTAAGGGTTACCACGGCTTTCCCGCTTCCATTTGTGCTTGCGTGAATAATGAAGTGGTCCATGGCATTCCCCGTCGCCGTAAGAAAATTCGTTCCGGCGATTTGCTCAAAGTAGATACCGGAGCCTATTTCCAGGGCTACCACGGGGATTCCTGCATCACCATTGCGGTGGGTAAGGTTTCCCCCCAAGCCCAGCGGTTGATGGAAGTAGCGGAAGGGGCCTTGTATGCGGGGATTGAACAGGTGAAGCCTGGTAATTACCTGATGGACATTGCCGGGGCAATCGAGGATTACGTTAAGCCCACCGGTTACACCATTGTGGAAGAGTTCACCGGCCATGGGGTGGGCCAGGCCCTCCACGAAGACCCCCATGTGTTTAACGTCCGCTGCCGGGATTTGCCCAACGTTAAACTTAAACCGGGCATGACCTTGGCGATCGAGCCAATTGTCAATGCTGGTTCCCGTTTCACCCGTACCCTTGGCGATCGATGGACGGTGGTGACGGTGGACAATGCCCTTTCGGCCCAGTTTGAGCATACGGTGTTGGTAACGGCCACGGGCTATGAGTTGCTGACCGATCGCCGTTTGGTCTAG
- a CDS encoding alpha/beta fold hydrolase has translation MGAKVIATGTKEKRSNFWPQIPPRAKKLNHTEEDQSLWSMPQPLGDSMIEPLGFTRNSLVTSLGTIVYYEATEAPWVEAVDSLGDRQTLVFLHGFGGGSSAYEWSKVYPAFAADYRVLAPDLLGWGRSDHPVKNYTPQDYIQVIQEFLQQTCDQPVMVIASSLVAAIAVRTAIEHPNLFTGLILSTPTGLSDFGEDYRSNFFAQLVSVPVLDRFIYTTGIANTAGIMNFLEQRQFAQARRIYPEIIDAYLESATQPRAEYAALSFVRGDLCFDLAQFMPDLTVTTAILWGEYAQFTPPAIGRRLAALNPNAIKAFVEIKDVGLTPHLELPGVTIGVIRRFLALLQ, from the coding sequence GTGGGGGCAAAAGTTATTGCAACGGGAACAAAAGAAAAGCGGTCCAATTTCTGGCCCCAAATCCCGCCACGGGCAAAAAAACTAAACCATACTGAAGAAGACCAGTCGCTTTGGTCAATGCCACAACCATTAGGAGACAGCATGATTGAACCCCTTGGCTTTACCCGCAATTCCCTAGTTACTTCCCTGGGAACCATTGTTTACTACGAAGCAACGGAGGCCCCCTGGGTAGAGGCGGTAGATTCCCTCGGCGATCGCCAAACGTTGGTATTTCTCCATGGCTTTGGGGGTGGTTCTTCTGCCTACGAATGGTCGAAGGTTTATCCGGCTTTTGCTGCTGACTACCGGGTGTTAGCGCCGGACTTGTTGGGTTGGGGTCGCTCCGATCATCCGGTGAAAAATTACACTCCCCAGGACTATATCCAGGTTATTCAGGAATTTTTGCAACAAACCTGTGACCAACCTGTGATGGTGATTGCCTCTTCCTTGGTGGCGGCGATCGCCGTTCGCACTGCCATAGAGCATCCCAACCTATTTACAGGTTTAATTCTGAGTACCCCCACAGGGCTATCGGACTTTGGTGAAGATTACCGCAGTAACTTTTTTGCCCAATTGGTCAGTGTGCCAGTGCTGGATCGTTTTATCTACACCACCGGCATTGCCAACACAGCGGGCATTATGAATTTTTTGGAACAACGACAATTTGCCCAAGCCCGGCGCATTTATCCCGAAATTATCGATGCCTATCTGGAGTCCGCCACCCAACCCAGGGCGGAATATGCAGCCCTGTCCTTTGTTAGGGGGGATCTCTGCTTTGATTTGGCCCAATTTATGCCGGATTTAACCGTTACTACGGCTATCCTCTGGGGAGAATATGCCCAATTTACCCCTCCGGCGATCGGTCGTCGTTTAGCGGCGCTGAACCCCAATGCCATTAAAGCTTTTGTGGAAATTAAAGACGTGGGGTTAACGCCCCATTTGGAATTACCTGGGGTAACAATTGGGGTGATTCGTCGGTTTTTGGCTCTGCTCCAATAG
- a CDS encoding SID1 transmembrane family member — MGKQPSRRKQLRISKRLLLVVLTLAFSMASVGIMEDFQGNFWLKTYLLLGALFWGNLLIYLSFYPRWGQKLLQREQKKSGPISGPKSRHGQKN, encoded by the coding sequence GTGGGCAAGCAACCATCTCGAAGAAAGCAATTGAGGATTTCCAAACGGTTACTGTTAGTGGTGTTAACCCTAGCGTTTAGTATGGCTAGTGTGGGCATTATGGAGGATTTTCAGGGTAATTTTTGGCTCAAAACTTATTTGCTGCTGGGGGCGTTATTTTGGGGCAATTTGCTCATTTATCTGAGTTTTTATCCCCGGTGGGGGCAAAAGTTATTGCAACGGGAACAAAAGAAAAGCGGTCCAATTTCTGGCCCCAAATCCCGCCACGGGCAAAAAAACTAA